Genomic DNA from Gilliamella sp. ESL0441:
ATCAGTCGATTGAAAACATAAAATATGAGTTTTCTAATAATAAACTGAACTATAAATCATTAAATGCAAATCATGAACAACAAATTGTTATGCAATTTGATAATGTTAATGATCGCAACAAAGCCATTGCTAGAATAGATAGATTACAAGATTTCAAAGTTGTTTCACAAAATGACAATAGCATAGTAATTAGTATTAGTGATTTACGCTTGCAACAAGCGAAAAATGATGCTGTTGCACAAAATACGACTATTTTACGAAATCGTGTAAATCAGCTAGGTATTGCAGAACCAATTGTACAACGCCAAGGTTCTGATCGTATTGTCGTAGAGCTTCCTGGTATTCAAGATACAGCACAAGCAAAGCGTATATTAGGCGCAACGGCAACTCTTGAATTCCGACAAGTAAATGAAAACAGTTCATCGGATTTAGCCGCTATTATTAATGGGCAAATGCGAATCCCTTATGGTTCCGAAATCAAATATAACGATAGAGGACAACCCGTATTATTATATAAACGTGTTGTATTAACAGGTGATCACATAACCGATTCATCATACAGAGTGAATGAATACGGTCAACCAGAAGTATCTATTACTTTAGATAGTTCAGGTGGTAAAACTATGCTTAACTTCACCCAAAAAAATATTCATAAACCAATGGCTACATTATTTGTTGAATACAAAGATACGGGTAAACGTGATGAAAACGATAAACCAATTTTTGAAAAGCATGAACGTGTCATTAACGTTGCAACTATTCAAGGTATCTTTAGTGAACGTTTTCAAGTAACGGGTATCAGTAGTATTGATGAAGCTAAAAACCTATCATTATTACTGCGAGCAGGTGCATTAATTGCGCCAATTCAAATTATCGAAGAGCGTACCGTTGGACCAACAATGGGGCAAGAAAATATAACTCAAGGCTTAGAATCTTGCGTTTGGGGACTATTAATTTCGGTTATCTTCATGTTAGTGGTATATCGCCTATTTGGTGTATTTGCAAGTCTTGCGCTAGTAGCTAACTTAATTTTAATCGTAGGCATAATGTCTTTGTTACCGGGTGCTACACTGAGTATGCCAGGTATTGCAGGTATTGTGTTAACTGTTGGAATGGCGGTTGATGCTAATGTTCTTATTAACGAGCGGATTAAAGAAGAACTCAAAAATGGACGTGGAGTTCAGCATGCCATTAATGAAGGCTATGCTGGTGCCTGGAGCAGTATATTTGATGCCAATATTACCACATTAATTACTGCCATTATCCTTTATGCCGTTGGAACAGGCTCAATTAAAGGCTTTGCTATCACACTCGGTATCGGTATTTTAACGTCAATGTTTACATCGATTGTTGGTACTCGTGCATTAGCAAATCTCATTTATGGCGGTCGTCGTGTTAATAAGTTATCAATTTAGAGGTGTATTGTGATTGTTAATGATAAAATAAATCATGATGTTAGAGAATTAAATCATGGTCGCCGAGTCCTTGACTTTTTAAAATTTGGTTTTATTGCTTTTGTGATATCGATGTTACTCGTTGTTGCATCTGTTATTGTAATCTTCACGAAAGGATTCAATTTAGGACAAGATTTTACAGGTGGTACGACAGTTGAGATTACAGTGACTAAATCAGTTAATCTTGATGAAATCCGTAATAGCTTGCGTGAAGCAGGTTATCACGAACCAGTCGTCCAATATTATGGTAGCAGTAAGGATATCATTATTCGGTTAGCATCGGCTAAACAAAACGATGGAAGTGTCTCTTCTGTAATTGATAATGAGTTAGGTGTCAAAATTTCAAATTTGATTCATAAAAGCATAGATGCTGATGCCCAAATTAAACGAATTGAATTTGTTGGGCCTACGGTGGGTTCAGAACTTGCCCAAGATGGTATCCTTGCTATTTGTGCAGCCTTAGTTTGTATTATGATCTATATTGCCTTCCGTTTTGAATGGCGGTTTGGTACGGGGGCTGTTGTGGCACTTGCACATGACGTGATTATTACGGCAGGCTATTTATCATTGTTTGAAAGAGAATTAGATTTAACAATCATTGCTGCAATGTTATCCATTATAGGTTATTCCCTTAATGATACTATCGTGGTATTTGATCGAATTCGCGAAAATTTTAGAAAAATTCGTCGAGCATCACCCTATGATGTGATTAATATTTCATTGACACAGACATTACATCGAACGTTAATGACTTCGGGTACAACACTTGCAGTTGTCATTATTTTATATATTTTTGGTGGTTCAATGTTAAAAGGTTTCTCTGAAACATTAGGTGTTGGTATTGTTTTAGGTACCATATCTTCTATTTATGTTGCGGCTTACATGTCACTTAAATTAGGTGTTAAACGAGAACACTTCATGCCACAAAAAATAGAAACAGATGAAGTTGATTCACATTCTGTCACTCGTTAATCTCTAAACTCTGCTGGTACTCAGCAGAGTTTTATCAGACCGTTATTTAATCAAATAATTTTAAATAGATTGACACTTTTCGGCTAGTTGAATATCATTAAGCACTGTTTTCTACCCTCTTATATGGGGCCATAGCTCAGCTGGGAGAGCGCAACGCTGGCAGCGTTGAGGTCAGGGGTTCGATCCCCCTTGGCTCCACCAAATAATATCTTTTTTCAAGATTAAATATCGTCATAATCATACTGTCCATCTTAGATAGCCACAGCAATAATCGATCAATAAATATACGCTAGCTGCCAATTTAAACCTTCATTGAATCTATGATTAAAATAGGCAAAATCTTAATGTCAATTTGAACAATGCTGATTGTATCGAGCTTTGAGCATATATCCTTAAAGACTGAGTTCGCATTTTTATACTGAAATAGCCTAAATTTAGATTTCGTTAAATGATGGTAAAGAAATGTATATAGAAAGTAAATAATATTTAATTTATAATAATAACGTAAAGATAGGCTTTGAAGTTATTTGTAATAGTTCATGTATTTTAAATGTAAATAAGCTTCGTCGATTCTATCTAAGACATTCTGTTTTAATTGGAATTATAAGTGGAACAACATGATGTAATGCGAATTACATCATGTTTTTTTTGATTTTAATTTATGTTCGATATTTTTATAGGTTATTACTTTATATGAAAAATCCTAAGCTTTCGGTTATTTGTCAAACCATTGCATTAATAACACTTTCGAATGCGACTTATGTCAATGCTTTACCGTGTAGTATAACGAATGGACAAATTAATTCCACAAACTCTTGCGAAACTAATGATAGTAATTTTATCAATATTAATGTTAATGCCGGGACAACAATCAGCCATGATACCGTAAGTGACTTAATAATTACTAATCCAGGTTCTAACTCAAATAGTAATGGGATTAATGTGATAGGCCAAGATGCCAATTATTTGTTGAATTCATCCGGTGCAAAAGGCGATATAACAATTGATATCGGAAGCAATAAAAATCAAAGAGGACGTGGTATTTCGGTAGAAAAAGGTGCCTCTGCAACCATTAATTCGAAAAATATTACCATAAAATCAAAAGACAAATACACTAATGACTGGAATGCAAACAATGCATTATGGGCAGGCTCTGGCGGTCAATTGAATATTGTTGCAGATAATCTGGATTTAGCTGTCGAGAATGCCACCACACCTTATGGAACAATAGCTGTCAACAACGGAAAAATAAAAATTCAAGGCAATCATGGATTATCCGTCGCGAAAATTTCTAATACTGGTGCATCAAGTGCCGGCATATGGGCAGAAGGCAAAGGGACGATAGATCTTGAACTTGTCAAAATTAATACTGATTCTTCTCAAGATTATGTCATGGGAATTTATACTAAAAATAAAGGCTCAACCGTCACCTTTGCTGGAGGTGAAATAGGTAGCCTTGCTAGTCGTGCCGGTTCAGCGATTCGGACATTGGAACAGTCACAAGTTATTGCCAAAGGTTATGATAAAGGATCGTTAATTATACAGACTAACGGAACGGATTCACGGGGTATTCGAGCAACGGGTGGTTCATCTGTCATTTTAAATAACGACAAACACACTAATTTTGTCACGCAAATTCATACTACTGGAAGCATTTCTGATGGTATCAATGCTGGTCGATTAGGAACAATGCATAAAGATGGAAAGATTTTTAAGCACGGCGGAGAGATTGGTTCTGAATTGGCGTCTTCCAGCATTGAAACATTTGGTGAAACACATATAAAAACAGATTCAGAAAATTCTTATGGTCTTCGACTTATTGGTGATGGAGCAAGCATAAAAATGCATGCGTTGGATGGACAAGGTCGTAGTACGATTCATTCAGCGACCACAGCAATACGTTTTAATTTTGGCAATGGTTACAGTCTGAATGAAGATGGTTCTTCGGCAAAAGATCTTGCTCAAAATATGATGCTCGAAAATGTAGACATTACCAGTGATGGAAAATCAGGTAAGTTCGAATTGATTAATACCAGTGATAATAACAGTTTTATCTGTAAACTTGGTGGCTGTGACAAAAATGGAAATAATACGTATGCTAGCGGTAATTTAATTCAGGTTGGGGATCATAGCCTTGATGTGGGTATGTTATCGCATATCAACGATAATAATTTAGCTATGACTGTGGCTGATTCAGTAAAAAATGGCGCACTAGTATTAAAAAATAGTTCGGCAACAGCGGCTGAAAATACCGATCTATTAAATGTTACTTATGGCGGTGGAACGGCTAAAGTAGCTGATAAGGTTTCAAGTAGTTTTAATTTAACGTCTAATGCATCGATCTTAAAAGGGAGTATCTTTACGGATAAAACCTTAGACAAAGACAATCAAGCCAGCCAATCCAACATAACCTTGAATAATCAATCTACATGGTATATTCAACGTGATTCAAATGTAACTAATTTAAATGTCCAAGATAGTGAAATTTACCTCAATCGTTACGACAATTGGAAAGATGAACAAGGTAAATTACTTGAAAATGCTGCGCAACCATCAAATTATACAGTGTTAGAAACAAATAAATTAACCGGTAACAACAGTCGTTTTTATTTTCAAACTGATATTGTTAACCAAAAAACGGATAAATTAATTATAACTGATAAAGATGGTACAGAAGGAGAACACTACGTAATTGTAAAAAATGATGGATCGCAAAGTACGAAAGGAACAGAAAAAATAGATATTATTCAAACAAATGGAAATCATGCTAATTTCAAGTTAATTAATAAAGTTGAATTAGGTGGTTATGAATACGATCTTAGACAAATCACTGATCCTGATTCAGACGATCTGGGTGGTTGGGAGTTATATAGTACAGGTTCAAAACAGAAACCTTCAAAACCACCAAAAACTTCAACGGCTCAAGCCACGCTAAGCTTTGCTAATACAAACTATATGCTCGTTTATATTGATATCCAAACTTTATTACAACGAATAGGTGATTTACGTAATATATCGAATCATCAAGGGGATTTTTGGATTAAAGGCGTAGTTGGTCAATTAAACTCATTTGCATCTGTTGATTATAGTCATTATAAAATGAATTATCGGGGGCTACAAAGTGGTATCGATAAACTTATTTATGAATCTGAAAATGGTCGTTTCTATTTAGGTGGAATGATTGGCTATTATGATGTTGATCAACATTTTAAACGAGGAAATGGTTCTGGTAAAAATTATAATATCGGTATCTATTCAACTTACATCACGAATAACGATTTTTACTTAGACGGTATTTTCAAATTATCCAAATTGAAAAATCAATTTAATGTTAGTGATAGCCAAGGTAAAAATATATCTGGTAAAGGGAATACCCACGCACTAAGTTTATCGTTAGAAGCGGGTAAACGTTTTTACCTTGCTGAGGCAAAACAAGGGATATATGCAGAACCTCAGTTACAACTTGTTTATACCAATAATAGTTCTGATTCAACACATGCGTCTAATGGATTAAAAATAAAATTTGATAGCTATAACTCTTTTATAGGACGCACTAGTGCAATTGTGGGCTATGCTTTATCCAACAACATCCGTCAAACTAACTTATATTTAAAAACAGGTTATGTAAAAGAATTTGATGGTGATACCACTTATCGATTAAATAATAGTAAAGAATCTAACCACTATCGTGGACATTGGTTTGAAAATGCGCTCGGTATAAATACAACCATTGAAAATAAGCATCATGTTTACGGTGAAGTTGATTTTGCTAAAGGTAATAAGTTTGATAAAAAACAGATCAACCTCGGTTATCGATACAATTTTTAATAATAATAAAATCCTAACAATCTAACTTTATAAGCTTATTCCTCAGGGATAGGCTTTTTTTTATATATCGCAATGCAGTTTGAACATGCAAATTAGAGATTTAATGAAAGACATATTGTTTAAAATAACTTTATTAATCACGATTAAAAAGTTAGCATAGGATATATTAAAATATGAGGATATAACCAATGTCCATTAAATATTCACTTCATCACTCACCCAATGATTGTAATAACATTGATGATGTTAGAAACGAAATCGACAAGATTGATTATACCATCATTAAACTATTAGCTCATCGATTTGAGTATGTTAAAGCGGCTAGCCAATTTAAAAAAAATGCGACTGATGTAGAGGCTAAAGCCCGTTTTAACAGCATGCTAGACCAGCGTATGCTTTGGGCTACTGAGTTGGGACTTGATGGTGAAGTAATTAAAGAATTATTTGCTAACTTAGTAAAATATTTTATCAATGAAGAGATGAAGCATTTTAATAATGGACAAAAAAACTAAATTCAAGTTAGTAAAATCATAAAATTTATAGCGAAATAAATAAGGAAATATATGGCTTTTTCAGAATTAGAAAAGCAACACCTTTTAGAACTAAAATATGTTGGTGATAAAATAATCGAAAGATTACAACAGATGGGATTCGATTCATTCGAAAAGTTACGTAATACCTCCTTAGAGGAAATCCTAAATAAAGGGGCTTTATTAACAGGATCATCATGTTGGAAAAATAGCCATCAAGCTAAAACCGCAATCCAAAATATTTTGGCTTTGGTTAATCAACGAGATTAATTTGTGGTTCTAATCAGTGGCTATTTAGTTAACCCCTATCTAAATAGGGGGTTAATTATGAGTATAGCTACCTGATTTATATTTGAAATAATGACTTAGTCTATCATTATCAATTTTATCCAACGCATTCCAAGTTAAACGTGTTTATTTTTAAATTTGAATTAAATTAATTTAAATAAAAGCCCAATTCTTTAGAGTAAAAAGATGATTCCTTGTCTGTCTCAACTAAAACAATAATTGCGTTCGGTCTGTGTATTTGTTGTCTGAGTTTTTCTAAACTCGTTTGATCCAGTTGAGGAATCTGATTTTTGATTTTTTCCCATTTTGCACGTCTTAGCGAAATTCGACTTTGCTCCCAAGCATATTCGCTATTACTACAGTAAGGAATAATTTTTTCATTTTGTTGATAAGCTAAATAGATATCAACGCTATCTTCTGATAAACGAGTCGCTACTTCGACTTCGTTATCCCATCCATTGGTTGAATCACGCTTATAACCTGCATTCAAATTTAATACGCTTTGATTGGCGATTGACGATTTACTTAAATTAGCTCCTTGAGCACCATAATAACCTTTTTGTAATCCTGCTGGTGGTTCAAGATTTTGTTTATAAACGAATTCAATTAATTGCCTTGCATCATCCGGCATTTTAATGCAACCTTGCTCGGATAGTATTTTTTGGGTATACCATAAAT
This window encodes:
- the secD gene encoding protein translocase subunit SecD, producing the protein MLNRYPLWKYIMLVVVICLGLLYALPNIYGEDPAIQISGSDSAKINAEKQKNIISLLDKNKIGYKSYVYENGSLVIRFGDNDTQLEAKEIISKNLDENYIVALNLVPATPHWLAMFGASPMKLGLDLRGGVHFLMEVDMTTALNKLIDQSIENIKYEFSNNKLNYKSLNANHEQQIVMQFDNVNDRNKAIARIDRLQDFKVVSQNDNSIVISISDLRLQQAKNDAVAQNTTILRNRVNQLGIAEPIVQRQGSDRIVVELPGIQDTAQAKRILGATATLEFRQVNENSSSDLAAIINGQMRIPYGSEIKYNDRGQPVLLYKRVVLTGDHITDSSYRVNEYGQPEVSITLDSSGGKTMLNFTQKNIHKPMATLFVEYKDTGKRDENDKPIFEKHERVINVATIQGIFSERFQVTGISSIDEAKNLSLLLRAGALIAPIQIIEERTVGPTMGQENITQGLESCVWGLLISVIFMLVVYRLFGVFASLALVANLILIVGIMSLLPGATLSMPGIAGIVLTVGMAVDANVLINERIKEELKNGRGVQHAINEGYAGAWSSIFDANITTLITAIILYAVGTGSIKGFAITLGIGILTSMFTSIVGTRALANLIYGGRRVNKLSI
- the secF gene encoding protein translocase subunit SecF codes for the protein MNHDVRELNHGRRVLDFLKFGFIAFVISMLLVVASVIVIFTKGFNLGQDFTGGTTVEITVTKSVNLDEIRNSLREAGYHEPVVQYYGSSKDIIIRLASAKQNDGSVSSVIDNELGVKISNLIHKSIDADAQIKRIEFVGPTVGSELAQDGILAICAALVCIMIYIAFRFEWRFGTGAVVALAHDVIITAGYLSLFERELDLTIIAAMLSIIGYSLNDTIVVFDRIRENFRKIRRASPYDVINISLTQTLHRTLMTSGTTLAVVIILYIFGGSMLKGFSETLGVGIVLGTISSIYVAAYMSLKLGVKREHFMPQKIETDEVDSHSVTR
- a CDS encoding autotransporter outer membrane beta-barrel domain-containing protein, producing MKNPKLSVICQTIALITLSNATYVNALPCSITNGQINSTNSCETNDSNFININVNAGTTISHDTVSDLIITNPGSNSNSNGINVIGQDANYLLNSSGAKGDITIDIGSNKNQRGRGISVEKGASATINSKNITIKSKDKYTNDWNANNALWAGSGGQLNIVADNLDLAVENATTPYGTIAVNNGKIKIQGNHGLSVAKISNTGASSAGIWAEGKGTIDLELVKINTDSSQDYVMGIYTKNKGSTVTFAGGEIGSLASRAGSAIRTLEQSQVIAKGYDKGSLIIQTNGTDSRGIRATGGSSVILNNDKHTNFVTQIHTTGSISDGINAGRLGTMHKDGKIFKHGGEIGSELASSSIETFGETHIKTDSENSYGLRLIGDGASIKMHALDGQGRSTIHSATTAIRFNFGNGYSLNEDGSSAKDLAQNMMLENVDITSDGKSGKFELINTSDNNSFICKLGGCDKNGNNTYASGNLIQVGDHSLDVGMLSHINDNNLAMTVADSVKNGALVLKNSSATAAENTDLLNVTYGGGTAKVADKVSSSFNLTSNASILKGSIFTDKTLDKDNQASQSNITLNNQSTWYIQRDSNVTNLNVQDSEIYLNRYDNWKDEQGKLLENAAQPSNYTVLETNKLTGNNSRFYFQTDIVNQKTDKLIITDKDGTEGEHYVIVKNDGSQSTKGTEKIDIIQTNGNHANFKLINKVELGGYEYDLRQITDPDSDDLGGWELYSTGSKQKPSKPPKTSTAQATLSFANTNYMLVYIDIQTLLQRIGDLRNISNHQGDFWIKGVVGQLNSFASVDYSHYKMNYRGLQSGIDKLIYESENGRFYLGGMIGYYDVDQHFKRGNGSGKNYNIGIYSTYITNNDFYLDGIFKLSKLKNQFNVSDSQGKNISGKGNTHALSLSLEAGKRFYLAEAKQGIYAEPQLQLVYTNNSSDSTHASNGLKIKFDSYNSFIGRTSAIVGYALSNNIRQTNLYLKTGYVKEFDGDTTYRLNNSKESNHYRGHWFENALGINTTIENKHHVYGEVDFAKGNKFDKKQINLGYRYNF
- a CDS encoding chorismate mutase, with the protein product MSIKYSLHHSPNDCNNIDDVRNEIDKIDYTIIKLLAHRFEYVKAASQFKKNATDVEAKARFNSMLDQRMLWATELGLDGEVIKELFANLVKYFINEEMKHFNNGQKN